TACCAGCTTTATCATGTCATTTTTTAAACCAGGGAGTTAATGTTTGAAGTTGTCAGCATGCATATGTGATAGTTATCATGCTGCTCGGCCAAAGTTATCAAGCCTAAAATTAAGCTTTTTGTTGACATGGTAGAAAAAAGAAGGGTTCAAATTCCGTTGTTTACATACTATTGACAACAAGTTAAGGTGGATGAGTTGGTTACTATGCATAGTAGACACGCATTAGACCTGAGTTCAACTCCCATTTTAAGTGCTTTTTTTCTTCCCACGTAAATTAACCAGCATAAAACCGAAGAGATAAGAAAACCGATTTGAAAATAAAAACTGGGAGGAAGAAAATCGATGGAAGTGTTTTCAGCGCTCCTACAATCGAGCCGAGTTGAAAAAGCTCGTTCGATCGAGCGAAACGAGGCCGCGTTTGGTAATTTTACTGTCTCAGGAAGATACAACTAGCATATAAGTTGTATGTAATCAGTTAAGTGTGCTAGTGCAGCTGGATGTTGCAGCTTAGTTTTGTATGAGAGGGTCTGGGTTCGGTTCCCATTCAGCGCCTAAGATCGCTCATTCTTTCCAAAAAAGAAAAGGATCGCACCTACCAACTGCGGCGCTTAATCTTCGGGATTTCCTTACGCGCACTGCGCTGCGCTGCCTTATGGAGAGGATAATCAGCGCTGGCTGGCGGCGTTGGGAATTGAGGAGCTGAGCAAGCTGGGATTATGCGACAGCAAGGTAACTTGTGCGCCATGCACcgagaagcagaggaggaggagctctGGCACCGCGGCCATGGCGACGGTATCACCTCGACGCACACGTACACGGTACACCTCTGCTCTGGCTCCTGCTGCTGGCCATCTAACCGTTCTGTCCTCTCCATCCAGTGCCGTCGACGTCGcccgatgaggaggaggaggagaactcgCCGATCGAGCAGGTGGCGCTGACGGTGCCCGTGGGCGACGACCCGGACACGCCCTTGCTCACCTTCCGGATGTGGGTCCTCGGCATGGCGTCCCGCGCGGTGCTCTCCTTCCTCAACCAGTTCTTCTGGTACCGCAAGGAGCCGCTCACCATCACCGCCATCTCGGCCCAGATCGCCGTGGTGCCGCTCGGCCGCCTCATGGCCGCGGCGCTCCCCGAGCGCGCCTTCTTCCGCGGCAGGCCGTACGAGTTCACCCTCAACCCGGGGCCGTTCAACGTGAAGGAGCACGTGCTCATCACCATCTTCGCCAACGCCGGCGCCGGCACCGTCTACGCCATCCACGTCGTCACCGCCGTCCGCGTCTTCTACGGCAAGAACCTCACCTTCTTTGCCTCGCTCCTCGTGGTGCTCACCACCCAGGTGCTCGGGTTCGGGTGGGCGGGGATTTTCCGGCGGTACCTGGTGGAGCCGGCGGCCATGTGGTGGCCGTCCAACCTCGTGCAGGTCTCCCTCTTCAGGTACATATATACACACGCTCCTTCCCATCTCCGTCCGGCAAGCAACATGATTAGTAGTACAGTAGTTGCTTACAACCACTACTCATTACTTATTACTACTTGCATTACACATCTTAATCACTTAATTAATCGAAAAGTCTAGCGCCCACACGCGTGGGCGTGCAACTCACCCACACGCATGGATCCTCGTTCAACCAATTCTGCACGAATCTTGGCGCGTTCTAGCAGTttttgtgtgccacgtaggactaagctggtgtgtgggcattcatcCGGTCGCTCACACGTCCTTTTTTCACCACACggggggctggtgtgtgggcatttaGCAATTCGCCCACGCACTAGTTTCACGCACGCAgagggggctggtgtgtgggcgtttatcacttcgcccacacgcccgtctcctagcccacacccaaagctggcagttgccatgtgtttctgcaggtacatggcaactgccctagctttgcttgtaagcagatggcaactcttttttacccgagttgccatgtgtttttgcatggtacatggcaactgccgtagcgtgcacgtaagcagatggcaactcttttttttacatggcaactgccctagcgtgcttgtgagcacatggcaactctctcttttgCCCGAACATGTTTTTTTTGCCGTGCCTTCTTTGTAGTgttacatggcaactgcctagtgtttagtgggtggcaactcctaaagttttaaaatcatggcaactgcagtagatcagaccatacatggcaactacagttgagcaaccatggcaactgtagttgtccgacatggcaaccgaagttcagcgacatggcaactgcagttaaacgaacatggacgagggtctggaccatggcaactgcgggacgcgcggtgactgtcacgcgggcgtgcgggaccacgaggtacgaggcctgacgtacgggacgtgtgggcgttatctatttcgcccacacgcacgcgtgtgagaggaatcgggggggggggggggaagaggtATGTGGACATTACTTTTTTTACCCACACGTGGGTGTGTGGGCTGTTCCTCTTATACACCACACAAAATGTGTGGGCAGCCCccctaacgcccacacgtgtggcacttatcgGTGTCCTTAATTAATAGTCTCACCTTGTGCTTGTTAGAGGGTTGACTGGTTGATGCTTGGACTTAATCACAAGCCATGATTATTTCCAATTTTATTCTTTTATAAAGAACATACTCccttcgtttctaaatataagtctttcaaTACATTTCAATCGGAATACAACATATGGAtatatgtagacatattttaaagtgtagattcactcattttgcttcgtatgtaatcacttggtggaatctctagaaagatttatatttaggaacggagggagtacttttcatGACGTGCGGGCTACTGCTTGTGATCAGCAATGTGTGTTAACTATGCATATACTTATGCTCACTCCGtctggaaatacttgtcatcaaaattgataaaaaaagatgtatctagacgcattttagttctagatacattattttttatctattttgatgataattatttccggacggagggattAGTTAGTTGCAACTAGGACTTTTGGTTTGTTTGAGCAAGACCACGTCAGATCTGGCATTGGCTTGCAACAAACCAGATCATCATGAAATCAAGGGCCACAAAAAATTGTTGGCCGGTCTGCCTCTAATTAAGAATAAGAAATTGATGAAAAGAAATGAGGAGCACTGGTAATGACAGGACCAACCAGCAGCCAACACGAAAATATCAGAGATAGTGAGATCAAGTTCGTTTGACCAAGCTGACAACTGGATTTAATTTGCAAACAACTTGTTTGTTTTTTTCAAGCTCTGCCTACTCATTATGAAGAGAATTGCCCAGTTAATCAAGAGTAACGGGTCATGCAACGTCAGATCTGGCCTTGGCTTGAAACAAACCATATCATGAAATCAAGGGCAAAAATGTAGGCTCGTCTGCCTCCCGTTAACAAAATGAAATCAATGAAAAGATATGAGGAGCACTGATAACGACAGGGCCCTCGAGAAGAATCCGAAGAAATGATGAAAACAAAATCGATGAAAAGAAACCACATCGATTGACCAAGCTGGATCTGCAGTCTTCCCAGCAGCTGGCTTCAGTTATATCCAACCAGTTTTAATCTTCTCAACATGGCAGTAGAATAACAGCCCTCCATAGAGGCAACCAACTCCCACATTTGAACGCTGAAAGAACTTGCTGGCTGATGAGACGGCTAATGATCATATAACATTGATATCTTCCTTTGATCCTTTCAACAACATAAAAATGTAGTACAAACAAAATAGGAGAGGAATTTCATCTCCTGTGTCAGTCCCAAGGAGAAAGACACTGAGCTAATCGGCATGCGCCGCAGGATGGTAGGAGAGAAATGACCGTGCACAGATGTCTTTCTCTTCAGTAAGATAGCATGTATTCCCTCTGCAAataaatataagagtgtttagaggAAGCGGATTAGGAGCACCGGTGCTCCACCCCCTATATTTAAAAATAAtttaataattcaaaaaaatcaagaAAATCCTGGATATATTTTTGAACCAATGACTAGGTATTGTACTCATATAAAAAGTTTGGCCAAGGAATGATTCTCATTGACTTTAGGGCAAAAAAATTGACGACAATATAGCATGAATAGTACTTGTATCTAGCATTTTTTGGAAAATCTTTGACCCCGGATACAATAAAAGTCATTTTCTATTTAACTTTTTTACACGAGTGCAATACTTGGTCATGTTTGATTCCATAAAAGTTCCGGGATTTTTTGACTTTTTTGAATTACTAAACTATTTTTGAATATAGGGGGCGTAGCACCCGAGAGCTCCTATGCATTTTCGAGTGTTTAGATCAttattttagtgatctaaatgttcctatatttctttacggagagAGTACAAAACTGGAGAGAAATTCCATTCCATTTGTCTCTCTCAAGGAAAGACGGCGAGCGCAACAAGAGTAAGATGGAGATCagttaccgaaaaaggctttcgccccgctttatatataaagcaacgacCAGAAGTACAAAACCGGGTACAAGACGCAACCCCCCACACACCACACACATCCAAGGCAAGATACAAGGGTGCCGATGCACCGCAACACTACCCAATCGACCACCAAGCACACTACCAAACacttggtgaaggaaatatgccctagaggcaataataaaatattatttatttccttgtatcatgataaatgtttattattcatgctagaattgtattaaccggaaacataatacatgtgtgaatatatagacaaacagagtgtcactagtatgcctctacttgactagctcgttaatcaaagatggtttaagtttcctaaccatagacatgtgttgtcatttgatgaacgggatcacatcattaggagaatgatgtgatggacaagacccattccgttagcttagcactcgatcgtttagtatgttgctattgctttcttcatgacttatacatgttcctatgactatgagattatgcaactctcgtttaccggaggaacactttgtgtgctaccaaacgtcacaacgtaaatgggtgattataaaggtgctctacaggtgtctccaaaggtacttgttgggttggcgtatttcgagattaggatttgtcacttcaattgtcggagaggtatctctgggcccactcggtaatgcacatcactataagccttgcaagcattgtgactaatgagttagttgcgggatgatgtgttacggaacgagtaaagagacttgccggtaacgagattgaactaggtatcgagataccgacgatcaaatctcgggcaagtaacataccggtgacaaagggaacaacgtatgttgttatgcggtctgaccgataaagatcttcgtagaatatgtgggagccaatatgggcatccaggtcccgctattggttattgaccggagacgtgtctcggtcatgtctacatagttctcgaacccgtagggtccgcacgcttaacgttacgatgacagttttattgagttttgatgtaccgaaggagttcggagtcccggatgagatcagggatatgacgaggagtctcgaaatggtcgagacgtaaagatcgatatattggacgactatattcggacttcggaaaggttccgagtgattcgggtatttttcggagtaccggagagttacgggaattcgtattgggccttaatgggccatacgggaaaggagagaaaggcctcaaaaggtggccgcacccctccccatggtctggtccgaattggactagggaaggggggcgcacccttccttctttctccttcccccttcccttctcctactcccacaaggaaaggaggagtcctactcccggtgggagtaggactcccccctttggcgcgcctctccccttggccggctgcctcccccttgctcctttatatagggggcaggggcaccccagacacacaacaattgatccttagatcttttagccgtgtgcggtgcccccctccaccaaattacacctcgataatatcgttgcggagcttaggcgaagccctgcgtcggtagaacatcatcatcgtcaccacgccgtcgtgctgacgaaactctccctcaacactcggctggatcggagttcgagggacgtcatcgagctgaacgtgtgtagaactcggaggtgccgtgcgttcggtacttgatcggtcagatcgtgaagacgtacgactacatcaaccgcgttgtgataacgcttccgctgtcggtctacgagggtacgtggacagcactctcccctctcggttttatgcatcaccatgatcttgcgtgtgcgtaggaaattttttgaaattactacgttctccaacactTGGGGCCGACGAGGACCTTCCGAGACCTAGCCACCAAGAAGAAGTGAAGCGGGACAATGGTGAAGCATGGACTCCAAGGAGGTGCCTTCAAGAAGGGCACGACACCGAAAGACGCCACCGCCCGATCTCGGAGATCAAGTTTTCACCCGAAGCAACATGGAGAGAAGAGAACACAATGACGGAGCCTTCATGAAGAAAACGACGCCCGCGGCGCCGCCACCGTCGGCCGGAGAAGACCGGGCAAGTTATGTACTCCGGTGTTAACCCTCTACCAAACCACCATGCTTCGCCAAACATCACCAACCATGCCACCCATGTGGCCATGGCTGCCCGACCGCACCCAAGACGCGCGCTCCGTCCACGAACACCGCGTCTCCCGCCGCCAGGGCTGCCGCCCAGCATCCAAGCAACTCCGTGAACACCCAAAGACCTTGGCTTTGGCCTGACTGGCAGCCCCCGCCTATGAAGATGCCAGCAACCGCCCTGCCTCGAACATCGCCAGAACCCCAACAAAGAGCACACAGCCGaggaaaggaggaggaggagcggatGCATCCGGACCGGTGCACCCCTGCACCGGCGACGGGTGGCCATCGGGGCCTCCCATCCCTCCTGAGAACTCCCCACCGGACACACCCTTTGTCGCCTCACCATGGCGCCCGCCGCAGCTCGACGCGAGGCCACCAACGGCAGCTCGCCCAATCATCGACAAGAAGCGCGATGCCAGCCCGCACCCGCAGCCAAGAGCACTCACCGGGAGAGCCATcccgcgccgctcgccgccgtcCAGGGGCCGGAACAGGGGAGCCCCGACTGGAGGACGGCCAGCGCGCACCACCAGCACGCGCACCCGCCGCGAGCCCGACCACCGCACTGCACGCAGCAGCGGAAGCTCCCGCGCCCGCCGGCGAGGCGCCGCGCGTCACCCGCGCCCGCCGGACCGCCAGATCTGGCCGAGCCCAGACCTGGCCGCCACCGCAGCCACGAGCGCGAGCCGCCCCGTGCAGCCCACCGCGCCGCCACCAAGCCCTCGCtaccccgccgccgcgcctcctcgCCCCGCACCAGCGCGAAGCAccgccgtccgtcgccgcctcacGCCAACAGCCTCCGAGCGGGATGAAGAtgagccccgccgccaccggcgccGGTGGGCTTTGCCCGGCAGCGtggtccggcggcggcgagggagggaagGGACGAGAGGAGGCCCGAAGCCGGCGGCTAGGTCCCGTCCccccgtcccccccccccccccccccccccccccccgttcgCCACACGGGAGCGACGCGGGGACGGGAGGGAGGGGGATGGAGATCAGTTGGAGCATGCGGAGAAAAATACCGAAGATTCAGAGAGTGTAAAATTGCCGTCAACCAGTTTCTTTTTCCTGAGCATGGCAACAAAATAAGCTTTGTATTATCTACTGTATATTCTATAAACTACAACGGACTTGGACATTCCGATTCGAATCATTCTCTGAAATGACCCATGGGAATTCCGAGCAGGGCGCTCCACGAGAAGGAGGTGCGGAGCAAAGGCGGCTTCACGCGCAGCCAGTTCTTCCTGGTGGCCTTCGTCTGCAGCTTCGTCTACTACATCTTCCCCGGCTACCTGTTCCAGATGCTCACCTCCCTCTCATGGATCTGCTGGGTCTTCCCCAACTCCGTGTTGGCCCAGCAGCTCGGCTCGGGCCTCTACGGCCTCGGCATCGGCTCCATCGGCCTCGACTGGGCCTCTGTCTCGTCTTACCTCGGGAGCCCCCTCGCCAGCCCCTGGTTCGCCACCGCCAACGTCGCCGCAggattcttcatcatcatgtaCGTGATCACGCCCATGGCGTACCGGTTCAACTTGTACAAGGCGCGGAACTTTCCCATCTTCTCTCATGGGCTCTTCACCGAGTCCGGGCACAAGTACAACATCACGAGCATCGTGGACTCCCAGTTCCATTTTGACACGGAGGCCTACCAGAAGAATGGTCCACTGTACCTCAGCACTTTCTTTGCTGTCACGTATGGTGTCCGGTTTGCATCCCTTACCGCAACGATCATCCATGTCCTCCTCTTCCATGGAAGGTAATTAATTAAATCTCTGCAAAAGAACTGTCCGTCAGTTTCGCAGAATTGTACAACTGCAACAGCTAAGAACCTCTCATGGTGCTTAATTGTGGGCAGTGAAATTAGGCAGTTAAGTAAATCAGCTTTCCAAGAGAAGAGGGTGGATGTACACACAAAGCTTATGAGGAGATATAAGCAGGTCCCCGAGTGGTGGTTCATCTGCATCCTTATTGTTAACATTGCCGCCACCGTATTTGCTTGTGAATACCACATCGAGCAACTGCAGCTGCCCTGGTGGGGTGTGCTGCTTGCATGTGCCATAGCCTTTTTCTTTACCCTCCCAGTTGGAATTATCACAGCAACTACGAACCAGGTACGCACGCAATCTGACAAGTTACATATCATGGTCATGCCATACAACTACCAGTTCACTGTTTTTAATTCTTTCCTTCTGTATATATGCAGACTCCAGGATTGAACATCATCACAGAGTACATCATGGGGTACTTGTACCCTGGACGTCCGGTCGCAAATATGTGCTTCAAGGTATATGGCTACATCAGCATGAGCCAAGCTCTGACGTTTCTGCAAGATTTTAAGTTGGGCCACTACATGAAGATTCCCCCAAGGACCATGTTCATGGCTCAGGTAATTAACCTTTTACTCAAATAAATTCTCTGTCATTTCTACTGCACAAGTACCCCTGTTGTATATATTGTGTCACTAAGCAACTTCTCTTGTTTCTTGTTTCGAAAAAAAAAACTAAGCAACTTGTTGAAACATGCATGGCAGGTGGTGGGAACTCTGATTGCGGCATTTGTGTACCTTGGAACGGCATGGTGGCTCATGGACTCAATCCCCAACATCTGCGACACCGAGCTCCTCCCAGCCGGCAGCCCTTGGACCTGCCCTGACGATCATGTGTTCTACGGCGCATCAGTCATATGGGGTCTTATTAGCCCACGCAGAATATTCGGGGACTTGGGAACTTACTCAGCAGTGAACTGGTTCTTCTTGGGGGGAGCCATTGCCCCACTCCTCGTCTGGTTTGCACACAAGGCATTCCCAGGCCAGAACTGGATCTTGCTTATCAACATGCCCGTGTTGATTGGTTCCACCGGCCAGATGCCACCCGCCACTGCAGTCAACTACATCACATGGATATTTGTTGGGTTTTTGTCAGGCTATGTGGTCTATAGATACCGACGTGACTGGTGGGAGCGACACAATTATCTGCTTTCAGGTGCACTAGATGCTGGTTTGGCATTCATGGCCGTGTTAATTTACCTGTGCCTAGGCTTGGAGAACATCAGTTTGAACTGGTGGGGCAATGACTTGGATGGATGTCCCCTGGCTTCTTGCCCCACTGCTAAAGGTATATTTGTTGAGGGGTGCCCAGCAGTGTATACGTGACCGTTCCCTCATGTCTTTTTTTTAGGATCCCTCATGTCTGGTAGTCCCTGTTTGCCGAAATTGGAAAGTGCCAACGAGCATGCAGGGATCAGtaaataatactccctccgtttctaaatataagtctttctagtggttccactaggtggactacatacggagcaaattaaatgaatctacacttaaaatacatctatatacatccgtatgtggttcatagtggaatctctacaaaaatttatatttaggaacggagggagtaaatgcTTGTTTTAAAACCATTCATTCAGAGATGAGAAATTGGTGTTATTATATATTTTCTTACTTCCTCTTTTTACGTAtgaaataagacaaaatttacgAAACCTAAAAATACGGTGCATTGAAGTCAAAATAGTGAAGAATAACTAGGACGCcgataagtgccacacgtgtgggcgttagggGGGTCTGCCCAAACATTTTGTGTGGAGTATAAGAGGAACAGCCCACACACCTACGTGTGGGCAAAATAAGTAATGCCCACACACCTCTTTTTTTCCTCCCGATCCCTCTCACACGCGTGCGTGTGGGCGAAATAGATAACACCCACACGCTCCATACGTCAGGCCTCTTACctcgtggtcccgcacgccccgcgtgacagtcaccgcgcgcccgcagttgccatggtccagactctcgtccatgttcgtttaactgcagttgccatgtcggacaactacagttgccatggttgctcaactgcagttgccatctcatGTCAAAAGTTCCAGATGCCATTTTTGGGCAACTACGgctgttgccatgtatggtctgatttgctatagttgccatgatttgaaaactttaggGGTTTGCCAGctactaacactaggcagttgccgtGTAGTGTTACAAAAAGACATGGCAAAACAACATGTTCAGGTAAaaaaagagttgccatctgcttacaagcacgctagggcagttgccgTGTACCCTGCAAAATACATGGCAActgacatgttcgggtaaaaaaaAAGAGTTGCCACCTGCTTATAAAGCACACTAcggcagttgccatgtacactGCAAAATACATGGCAAGTGACAACTTGGGTGTGGGAGATgagacgggcgtgtgggcgagatggcaaatgcccacacaccagcccttgTGCGTGAGTGGAAAGTGGCGTGTGGGTGAACTGTTGAACGCTCACACACCAGCCCCTCCCGTGTGGTGAAACGGCTGTGTGGGCGACCGGGTGAATGCGCACACACCAGCCCAGTCCTACGTGGCACTAGAAGCATGTCAAGATTCGTGCGCTCGCAAACAGACGCGGATCCACGCGTGTGGGCGAGAtgcaaacgcccacacgtgtgggcgttagacTTTTCGAATAACTATTCCttacccagggtgacgaatagcgcGACCCTATATAGTACTATCTAAACTAATCGTGAGTGTTCTACACCCCTAGTAACACTCTATAAGAGATATAGTAACATAGCATATAAAATATAGTAATTTTTTTGACAATGTAGTAAATCAAAATTTTAGATAGTACACAGAATTACTATAATTTATATAGTGTTTTACTAGATTTTGTACATAACGTTACTAGGGGTGTAGAATAAGCTATTCTACACTTATGCTTAGAATAGCGTTACCCTATTCGTTAAGATGGATTTTTATTTTTACTGCTCAAAGTTTCTGAAAGATTCATGACTAAAAAGAAGGAAAACTCTCTTTTTCAACTGATTGATTTCTCGCTCCTTTAAGTTGCCTTCATCTTGTGCCACGTGTTCCAACGGGACCAGCACATCGCTTACCTTTTCCTTCCTTATCTTCTCGGCCTCCCATCCTCGCGCTCGATCCCATCCGCGAGCTCCCCCTTTCTCTCTCCTTTATTCCCAAGCGTCTCTCCTTCCACGAGTTGGTGCTCCTCTGGCCCGTCCAACCACAGCCCCTCGCTGGTGTTTCATGCTGCAGGGAATCCACGAGTCGTGTAAAGGAGGTTCACCCACCGGTATGACTTTGCAAGTCGGGGCATGACCTCGCTGTTGTTTGGGGGGAGCCGACCGGCGGCAAGCCGGATGGTGTTTTGTGGCGAGCTGACCGTCGGTGCTGGATGCTGCAAAGAAGCGGGCCACCAATGCTTCATGACGGAGCCGCCGTGATGTTTACCCCCAACCCGTTTTGACATTTGACTGTTTTTTAATTCGAAAACAGTCAAATTTCCTAACCAATCAACACATTACACCTGTATGAGCAGGAAAATCAACAGAAAGCAAAAAAGAACGCCTAAACGGGTTGGGGGTAAACATCAGACCCGGGTCCGGGGGTAAACAAGTTAAATAACGGAGAAAGCCATCCAATACAAAGGTAAAAAGCACTATATTATAACTGGCAATTACAAAAACTGAACCATACAAAATACAGTACAAAAATGGTGAAGATTAAAGTGAGCCAAAGCATTCAAAAAGCCCTACAGTACTGAACCAAGCAAAGAACATTGAAAACTAGCTAAAATATACATAGGAACCAATGATATTGCTGAGCAAGCTAGACTTAATTACActgaaaaattaaaaaaaatactGTGCAAAAACGAGCTAAAATACACCGACAAAAACCACTCAAAATCCTATAACCAACCACACTGGAATTATTGGGTACACTACACTGTAATGTTGGGATAAATT
The sequence above is a segment of the Aegilops tauschii subsp. strangulata cultivar AL8/78 chromosome 6, Aet v6.0, whole genome shotgun sequence genome. Coding sequences within it:
- the LOC109779258 gene encoding oligopeptide transporter 7-like, which produces MWVLGMASRAVLSFLNQFFWYRKEPLTITAISAQIAVVPLGRLMAAALPERAFFRGRPYEFTLNPGPFNVKEHVLITIFANAGAGTVYAIHVVTAVRVFYGKNLTFFASLLVVLTTQVLGFGWAGIFRRYLVEPAAMWWPSNLVQVSLFRALHEKEVRSKGGFTRSQFFLVAFVCSFVYYIFPGYLFQMLTSLSWICWVFPNSVLAQQLGSGLYGLGIGSIGLDWASVSSYLGSPLASPWFATANVAAGFFIIMYVITPMAYRFNLYKARNFPIFSHGLFTESGHKYNITSIVDSQFHFDTEAYQKNGPLYLSTFFAVTYGVRFASLTATIIHVLLFHGSEIRQLSKSAFQEKRVDVHTKLMRRYKQVPEWWFICILIVNIAATVFACEYHIEQLQLPWWGVLLACAIAFFFTLPVGIITATTNQTPGLNIITEYIMGYLYPGRPVANMCFKVYGYISMSQALTFLQDFKLGHYMKIPPRTMFMAQVVGTLIAAFVYLGTAWWLMDSIPNICDTELLPAGSPWTCPDDHVFYGASVIWGLISPRRIFGDLGTYSAVNWFFLGGAIAPLLVWFAHKAFPGQNWILLINMPVLIGSTGQMPPATAVNYITWIFVGFLSGYVVYRYRRDWWERHNYLLSGALDAGLAFMAVLIYLCLGLENISLNWWGNDLDGCPLASCPTAKGIFVEGCPAVYT